The following proteins come from a genomic window of Dreissena polymorpha isolate Duluth1 chromosome 1, UMN_Dpol_1.0, whole genome shotgun sequence:
- the LOC127837052 gene encoding uncharacterized protein LOC127837052 isoform X3 yields MASMSQDHNNLMMYYTKISTDESGAPMRWKMTSLLRVDDEKITSSKSNQGSNKSSPSSSREPSGERRGRPSLSELVQSQRVKRTPSRDSSESSYSRDSSTESRGREKPLKSDKQNQDGDIMNSANVDKKLKGKRGRPRSLDLSTKTMTNGDDEKFKSPHPLTPCNIVVKRRKGRPKETPPTLTAEPPVASLNIPGQDTVGYGDEMNMVDQRKPVLKKRILQNAQLLKSVRNKTSISNTFLKRRKLGALNRKSGVNFETKSSILTDSTQSGYSSENMSANCSSESLGESFPMKRKAGRPPGAKNKPKVVFNPLAGFVPKRKVGGRPLGSKNKVILGLKKPNRSANRLRLKEKPAKTVTSSNDSSSALSKDFNNVESVSKACENFEEMKSSPDLFDSPEQNTSSVIKTEESAQEEQKMDGSGTASNSCFETMVTEDINENIVETISPELDLSINEAIETVLHKVKNDLPIDKPSSFTCSSGPKFGGIRRMSKIKKNNKHQMQKHKQVLESGVLDTENKTFALLPWNDLRRKLHSKQLNKKIEQMHNSVVGGKEISTVVDLVNLGGDLSVKTENIVAAKSEIIAIDAAIKASEVGDKVELNINVPVFKRVCTENKDAIKCSDTESVCSEVSTVSYCSTKRFTEKQVFVLGEDNIDSDDSSIRTRQRFEIVPGKKRKRTLSGEFDLVDEKQLRKEKKAKLLGDDDNHIGNQPEVEGNTSETKLSPKPKIKKHKKFTNGESFKLRKLKLRRESPFLTSGKKKRRKRRLKLSPPKKKHVRAAKTIGNTHGKVQKGVGLLNNTNIFSAGQHTESVAAIIHDDSSAKSDGSMTRKGIFEQFVPWEKQTLLKQSDRMSPDKTAEIVKQLDETDTDEVVIDVLTNIVNSVVKSREQHVGSYAESLEHMNYFMHIQTSSPLASVSSTNKLQLPDISQNTAEQAIGPTTKNILNKVRGRRGRKRFGPLPIARNPLLEKANPKFGRGRKANVGPRKNRQHKASTASENNNKVESVTEEGMAYETILKPKVIRSRTARKSATPSKSHETSLSVASVDKSGVKTSPESTFTRKIELRQKISRSPLDNIAKKQTIEENKYLKIEQMKALRKEAKLKSKMFKAANIEAANSMQIISSVAIESDTIDSENCGDIEDDSEIEVKTTKFSIEEQIKKMKKCSVVLNDFIKKLNLTSNDGTTSECETSALEESIDEDNSLSTANDNLNSNVDTDNQDLIDSETLGSCNNFDTISVENIHCEEHKVNKENPEVKDDAILESGKGVVVQDSCSIDETKLDILKVQSANNDSILECDLFAGQSSQSLIVDNILAKKEMPLDSCAEVNNVKSNDTSDNIKIDGELNAIPDVVLNEQAEKIDQSKAVLCPKTRSPKKVHSVKVVSNSEATNDQDSGETESITLSCYEKVLKPEMSQTARKTVPPLKIKVKGLSSRRKTYMVEQPPDSSGDASNGCEQKSEKKRKTKSGSRSESDSEKHSKNMQKKGKTMGVKCNGLAGESPSKTFNSLKPSPAKNNLKPTDAFEANFLQFIQDKNNESNNLITMKPRNLSPKMLKDQNASTQITDGNVSSHGHAAAGSADNASKTDTDESVRYVCYMCKDVSYHSNEQILKHYKEVHPTVEFMYKQLPDDLTEATAAAAVEIGKHESFPSADEDGTVQSDLAIHEDDDDDESGSLKLKIVNVVSLKDEMMSDDLSSLAPPFDKPPPPYPASNSTIRQPSTSVELRIPGYSSSTNISVANPNITNISQETYSRFLVQFQGMPVFQQQSVQLAVPQRPQHKLIAPAKPPSTGGKVTNTFKCEKCNVHAPLLPPLVSHLRNIHKDIPRLFQCPYCKDLEAETENKIIDHIRERHPTDNPNPPVALSEPAKRNLATVTVLLPDKFKLSENNLLERDIFLCLICKIYMPSIETISDHLEEKHPEVFLFLCPHCKEFKSKTEQSVLVHILHVHRKSTADASIPRAIEGTQFTRVACIVKEKNKRGHNNQQKTHHNTSPSNPSQVPVCSPSSLLTVSSFLQTPSSLLTVSSSLQTPSSLLTVSSSLQTHIVSQPILSMSAPLQTTQLFTAFPKAIAQPKFNNFQTTGISQPTGIALFQATHSLPNNQPLLSTSSATSRVNIPLQPPTLSLSLAIPSSVSSVFSQPISLGTVSSADSSVPSSLRKALTSAEVVTTSALSKPVSQPRKKKNLLESINLLKMQKEKEIELQAKTPDVTSSAVSSTVSRASSIPPPLMRAPPPLIRYDHLDKLESSPSSIISSAMRLTSQAPTTGTMTTTSLNSISLTHIPKPIHSSLFDTSDLDGARQTNRPVLNVPQISRSAKSPLLQTSSTGSPRVSHEHGSENILDLSKNSPAPSPIQTPSPKPSTSGVPQQENLNAEMFKVFNLKPNGLVQVSRPTIVSMPQPIPQFSQPMIAPQQVRQNTPNTLAYRQPVPQLIATSQVPQIINMPITMPLIGNMLFSLPQGNPNMPRFIQMSPSSLPAAGFVAASQPLNITNSQTQPAFATSLTSQQLLNLSSLNLSTFKCPYCPRVVPLKFEHVQQHIETKHPGSSIMFLPLENQPTKTNPVVLAPAKE; encoded by the exons GTGCCCCTATGCGGTGGAAAATGACATCCTTGTTGAGAGTAGATGATGAAAAGATCACCTCAAGCAAATCTAACCAAGGCTCAAATAAGTCTTCTCCCTCATCGTCCCGTGAACCATCAGGTGAACGGAGAGGTCGTCCCAGTCTGTCAGAATTAGTACAGTCACAGCGGGTAAAACGCACTCCAAGCAGAGACAGTTCAGAGAGCTCGTACTCGCGGGACTCATCGACAGAAAGCAGAGGCAGAGAAAAGCCTCTCAAGTCTGATAAGCAGAATCAAGATGGCGATATTATGAATAGTGCAAATGTTGATAAAAAACTTAAAGGCAAAAGAGGACGACCAAGATCTCTTGACTTATCCACTAAAACCATGACTAATGGTGATGATGAGAAGTTTAAAAGCCCTCATCCATTGACCCCTTGTAATATTGTAGTGAAAAGACGTAAAGGTCGACCTAAGGAAACACCACCAACTTTAACGGCAGAGCCTCCAGTTGCATCTCTTAACATACCTGGTCAAGATACTGTCGGTTATGGAGACGAAATGAATATGGTTGACCAACGAAAACCGGTTCTTAAGAAGAGAATTCTTCAAAATGCTCAATTGTTAAAAAGTGTAAGAAATAAGACTAGTATTAGTAACACATTTCTTAAACGGAGAAAATTAGGTGCCTTAAACAGAAAGAGTGGTGTAAACTTTGAAACTAAAAGCTCAATACTAACTGATAGCACACAATCTGGTTATTCATCTGAAAATATGAGTGCCAATTGCTCTTCAGAAAGCTTAGGCGAATCTTTTCCAATGAAAAGAAAAGCAGGCCGACCACCTGGTGCAAAAAATAAACCAAAGGTTGTTTTTAATCCATTGGCAGGTTTTGTTCCAAAAAGGAAAGTGGGTGGTAGGCCCCTAGGCAGCAAGAATAAAGTTATATTAGGACTGAAGAAACCCAATCGCTCAGCAAACAGATTAAGGTTAAAAGAAAAACCAGCAAAAACTGTTACATCGTCAAATGATTCTAGTTCAGCATTAAGTAAAGACTTTAATAATGTTGAAAGTGTGAGTAAAGCATGTGAaaattttgaagaaatgaaaagTAGCCCTGATTTGTTTGACAGTCCTGAACAGAACACAAGCTCTGTGATAAAAACTGAAGAAAGCGCTCAAGAGGAGCAGAAAATGGATGGTTCGGGGACTGCTAGCAACAGTTGTTTTGAAACCATGGTCACTGaggatattaatgaaaatattgtCGAGACAATTTCTCCTGAACTTGATCTGTCAATAAATGAAGCAATTGAGACTGTGTTACATAAAGTGAAGAATGATTTGCCTATCGATAAACCTTCCTCATTTACTTGCTCAAGTGGACCAAAGTTTGGTGGTATTAGACGTATGAGCAAAATAAAGAAGAATAACAAACATCAAATGCAAAAACATAAGCAAGTTTTGGAATCTGGTGTATTGGACACTGAAAATAAAACTTTTGCTCTTTTGCCTTGGAACGACTTACGAAGGAAGTTACATAGCAAACAGTTGAACAAAAAGATTGAACAAATGCACAATTCTGTGGTAGGTGGTAAAGAAATATCAACTGTTGTTGATTTGGTCAACTTAGGTGGTGATTTAAGTGTCAAAACAGAAAATATTGTTGCAGCTAAATCTGAGATCATAGCTATAGATGCAGCAATAAAAGCTTCGGAAGTGGGTGACAAAGTTGAGTTGAACATAAATGTTCCAGTTTTCAAAAGAGTGTGTACAGAAAATAAAGATGCTATAAAGTGCAGTGATACAGAATCTGTTTGCTCTGAAGTCAGCACAGTTTCATATTGTTCTACCAAACGATTTACGGAAAAACAGGTGTTTGTTCTTGGAGAAGATAATATTGACAGTGATGATAGTTCAATCAGAACTCGCCAAAGATTTGAAATTGTACCTGGCAAAAAGCGAAAAAGAACGTTAAGTGGTGAGTTTGACTTAGTGGATGAGAAACAACTAAGAAAAGAAAAGAAGGCCAAGTTACTTGGTGATGATGACAATCATATAGGAAACCAGCCTGAAGTTGAAGGGAAcacatctgaaacaaaattgtctCCTAAGCCCaagattaaaaaacacaaaaaatttaCAAATGGTGAAAGTTTCAAGTTGAGGAAGCTAAAGTTACGTCGAGAGTCACCATTCTTGACATCTGGAAAAAAGAAAAGACGAAAGCGTAGGTTGAAGTTGTCTCCACCTAAAAAGAAGCATGTTAGAGCAGCCAAAACCATAGGAAATACCCATGGAAAAGTACAAAAAGGAGTAGGTctgttaaataatacaaatatcttTTCTGCTGGACAACACACTGAATCTGTGGCAGCAATCATACATGATGATTCTTCTGCTAAAAGTGACGGCAGTATGACACGAAAAGGCATTTTTGAACAGTTCGTGCCTTGGGAAAAACAGACACTCTTGAAACAGTCTGACAGGATGTCACCAGATAAGACAGCAGAAATCGTAAAACAGTTAGATGAAACAGACACAGATGAGGTAGTTATTGATGTGCTTACAAATATTGTGAACAGTGTGGTCAAAAGTAGAGAGCAACATGTAGGTTCATATGCAGAGTCATTGGAACATATGAATTATTTCATGCATATCCAAACCAGTAGTCCGCTGGCCTCTGTATCTTCCACAAATAAACTGCAGCTACCAGACATTTCCCAAAATACAGCAGAACAAGCTATTGGACCAACTACTAAGAATATACTGAACAAAGTAAGAGGTAGACGAGGAAGGAAACGATTCGGTCCATTACCAATTGCTAGAAATCCTCTTCTGGAAAAAGCCAATCCCAAATTCGGAAGGGGCAGAAAAGCAAATGTTGGGCCTAGAAAAAATAGGCAGCATAAAGCGTCAACAGCATCAGAAAACAATAACAAAGTTGAATCTGTCACAGAGGAAGGAATGGCTTATGAAACCATTTTAAAGCCAAAAGTAATTCGGTCCCGAACTGCAAGGAAGTCGGCTACACCATCCAAATCCCACGAAACATCTCTGTCAGTTGCAAGTGTTGATAAATCAGGTGTTAAAACATCTCCAGAATCAACTTTTACAAGAAAAATTGAATTGAGACAAAAGATATCTAGATCCCCCTTGGATAACATAGCAAAGAAGCAAACAATAGaggaaaacaaatatttgaaaattgaacaaATGAAAGCTTTAAGGAAAGAGGCCAAATTGAAATCAAAAATGTTTAAAGCAGCTAATATTGAAGCCGCAAATTCAATGCAAATTATAAGTAGTGTAGCCATTGAGTCAGATACAATTGATTCAGAAAATTGTGGGGATATTGAAGATGATTCTGAAATTGAAGTGAAAACTACCAAGTTTTCAATTGAAgaacaaataaagaaaatgaagaaaTGTTCAGTagttttaaatgattttattaagaAACTCAATCTAACATCAAATGATGGTACCACATCTGAATGTGAAACAAGTGCCCTAGAAGAGTCCATTGATGAAGATAATTCACTGTCAACTGCAAATGATAACTTAAATTCAAATGTTGACACTGATAACCAAGACCTTATAGACTCAGAGACATTGGGTTCTTGCAACAATTTTGACACTATTAGTGTTGAAAACATACATTGTGAAGAACATAAGGTAAATAAAGAAAATCCTGAGGTAAAAGATGATGCCATTTTAGAAAGTGGTAAAGGTGTTGTTGTTCAAGATTCATGCTCCATTGATGAAACGAAGTTGGATATATTAAAAGTTCAAAGTGCAAATAATGATTCTATATTAGAATGTGATTTATTTGCTGGACAGTCTTCACAAAGCTTGATTGTGGATAATATTCTCGCTAAGAAGGAAATGCCACTAGACAGTTGTGCTGAAGTCAATAATGTTAAAAGTAACGATACGAGTGACAATATTAAAATTGATGGTGAGTTGAATGCAATTCCTGATGTGGTATTAAATGAACAAGCTGAAAAAATTGACCAATCGAAAGCAGTTCTTTGTCCTAAAACAAGGAGTCCAAAGAAAGTGCACTCAGTGAAAGTAGTATCAAACTCTGAAGCAACTAATGATCAAGACTCTGGTGAAACAGAAAGTATTACTCTGAGTTGTTATGAAAAAGTATTAAAACCAGAAATGTCCCAAACGGCTAGAAAAACTGTTCCACCCCTGAAGATAAAGGTAAAAGGTTTATCTTCACGTCGTAAAACATATATGGTCGAACAACCTCCGGATTCTTCAGGCGATGCTAGTAATGGCTGTGAACAGAAATCAGAGAAGAAAAGAAAGACAAAGTCAGGTAGTAGGTCTGAATCTGATTCTGAAAAACATAGTAAAAACATGCAAAAGAAGGGTAAGACTATGGGAGTAAAGTGTAATGGTTTGGCAGGTGAATCACCATCAAAGACGTTTAATTCTCTAAAACCATCACCAgcaaaaaataatctgaaacCCACAGATGCTTTTGAGGCAAATTTTCTCCAATTTATACAAGATAAAAACAATGAGAGCAACAACTTGATCACTATGAAACCCAGAAATTTGAGCCCAAAAATGTTGAAGGATCAAAATGCATCAACACAAATAACGGATGGCAATGTTTCAAGTCACGGACATGCTGCAGCAGGATCTGCTGATAATGCCAGCAAGACTGATACAGATGAGTCAGTGAGATATGTCTGCTACATGTGCAAGGATGTGTCTTACCACTCCAATGAACAGATACTGAAGCACTACAAGGAAGTCCACCCGACTGTGGAGTTCATGTACAAACAACTGCCAGATGATCTCACAGAAGCAACAGCTGCTGCAGCTGTGGAAATTGGCAAACATGAGAGTTTTCCTAG TGCTGATGAAGATGGCACTGTACAATCAGACCTTGCCAtccatgaagatgatgatgatgacgagaGTGGCAGCCTCAAACTAAAAATAGTGAATGTTGTGAGCCTAAAAGATGAGATGATGTCAGATGATTTATCAAGTCTGGCACCACCATTTGACAAGCCACCACCACCTTACCCTGCATCTAATTCAACTATTAGGCAACCTAGCACCTCGGTAGAACTGCGCATACCTGGCTACAGCAGCTCCACTAACATAAGTGTGGCAAACCCAAATATTACAAATATCAGTCAAGAGACCTACAGCCGTTTTCTGGTGCAGTTTCAGGGAATGCCTGTATTTCAACAGCAGTCTGTTCAGCTGGCTGTTCCACAGAGACCACAGCACAAACTCATTGCACCGGCAAAACCTCCATCAACTGGGGGAAAAGTAACGAATACTTTCAAGTGTGAAAAGTGTAATGTTCATGCACCCTTACTCCCGCCTTTAGTCTCTCATTTGCGAAATATACATAAAGATATTCCTCGACTCTTTCAGTGCCCATACTGTAAGGACCTTGAAGCAGagactgaaaataaaataattgatcaCATTCGTGAAAGGCACCCAACAGACAATCCCAATCCTCCAGTAGCACTATCAGAGCCAGCCAAGCGAAACTTGGCAACTGTAACTGTGCTGTTGCCAGACAAATTCAAACTCAGTGAGAACAATTTACTTGAGAGGGACATTTTCTTGTGCttgatttgtaaaatttatatgcCATCCATAGAGACGATCTCAGATCATTTGGAAGAAAAGCATCCAGAAGTGTTTCTGTTCCTCTGTCCACACTGCAAAGAATTTAAATCAAAAACTGAACAAAGTGTGTTGGTCCATATTCTGCATGTGCACCGAAAAAGCACTGCTGATGCGAGCATCCCAAGGGCCATCGAGGGAACCCAGTTCACGAGGGTTGCGTGCATtgtgaaagagaagaataagagGGGTCACAACAACCAACAGAAAACACATCATAATACCTCGCCTTCAAACCCGTCCCAAGTTCCAGTCTGTTCTCCAAGCAGCCTGCTGACTGTGTCGTCATTTCTGCAGACTCCAAGCAGCCTGCTTACTGTGTCGTCATCTCTGCAGACTCCAAGCAGCCTGCTGACTGTGTCCTCATCTCTGCAGACTCACATTGTCAGTCAACCCATCCTGTCCATGTCAGCGCCACTTCAGACAACTCAGCTGTTCACGGCTTTCCCAAAGGCAATTGCACAGCCAAAATTCAACAATTTCCAAACAACTGGGATCTCTCAGCCCACAGGAATAGCACTGTTCCAGGCAACTCACTCACTTCCAAACAATCAGCCTCTACTTTCTACTTCTTCAGCAACTTCACGAGTCAACATACCTCTTCAGCCTCCAACCCTGAGTTTATCTCTTGCAATACCATCTTCAGTGTCCTCTGTTTTTAGTCAGCCTATATCCTTGGGCACGGTTTCAAGTGCAGACAGCTCTGTTCCCTCAAGCTTAAGGAAAGCCTTGACATCAGCAGAAGTGGTTACAACTTCTGCTTTATCTAAACCAGTGTCTCAGCcgagaaagaaaaagaatttgCTTGAATCCATCAATCTTCTTAAAATGCAAAAGGAAAAAGAAATAGAGCTACAGGCCAAAACTCCTGATGTGACATCGAGTGCTGTGTCTTCTACTGTGTCACGTGCATCAAGCATACCTCCACCTTTAATGAGAGCTCCACCCCCTTTGATTCGATACGATCATTTGGACAAACTGGAATCCTCGCCATCGTCAATCATCTCATCTGCTATGAGACTGACATCACAGGCGCCAACAACTGGCACTATGACTACCACAAGTCTAAACAGCATCTCACTAACACATATACCTAAACCCATTCATTCTTCATTGTTCGATACATCTGATTTAGATGGTGCACGACAAACCAACAGGCCAGTCCTCAATGTACCCCAAATCTCGCGTTCCGCCAAGAGTCCCTTACTGCAAACATCAAGTACAGGATCGCCACGGGTGTCACATGAACATGGTAGCGAGAATATTCTAGATCTGTCGAAGAACTCTCCAGCACCGTCCCCTATTCAGACACCCTCACCAAAACCATCAACATCTGGTGTTCCACAACAGGAAAATCTAAATGCAGAAATGTTTAAAGTGTTTAACCTGAAACCAAACGGGCTGGTCCAGGTATCTCGCCCAACAATTGTCTCAATGCCTCAACCCATTCCACAGTTCTCCCAGCCTATGATTGCACCTCAGCAAGTCCGCCAAAATACGCCAAACACTCTTGCATACCGGCAACCAGTGCCACAACTAATCGCCACATCACAAGTGCCCCAGATCATCAACATGCCCATTACGATGCCCTTAATTGGAAACATGTTGTTCAGCCTTCCACAAGGGAATCCAAACATGCCCAGATTCATTCAGATGAGCCCTTCCTCGTTGCCTGCTGCTGGATTTGTAGCAGCCTCACAGCCTTTGAACATCACAAACAGTCAAACTCAGCCTGCTTTTGCAACGTCTCTCACAAGTCAGCAGTTATTGAACCTTAGCAGCCTTAACCTGTCCACCTTCAAATGCCCATATTGCCCTCGTGTTGTGCCACTTAAGTTCGAACATGTCCAGCAGCACATTGAAACAAAGCATCCCGGCAGCTCTATAATGTTCTTGCCATTGGAAAACCAGCCAACCAAAACAAACCCTGTTGTGCTTGCACCAGCCAAGGAGTGA